One region of Pseudomonas alvandae genomic DNA includes:
- the ispA gene encoding (2E,6E)-farnesyl diphosphate synthase, which produces MIGAYQASSQARVNAALDTLFSAPSPELARLYEAMRYSVMNGGKRVRPLLAYAACEALGGAAEQANGAACAVELIHAYSLVHDDLPAMDDDDLRRGQPTTHKKFDEACAILAGDGLQSLAFSALLDPTLSDCPAQVRLDMVSALALAAGPAGMVGGQAIDLGSVGLKLDQDALEYMHRHKTGALIEASVKLGALASGRATPAQLQALQTYARAIGLAFQVQDDILDVESDTQTLGKRQGADIARDKPTYPALLGLDAAKAYALELRDQALAALRPFDAAAEPLRDLARYIVERRS; this is translated from the coding sequence ATGATCGGCGCGTATCAGGCCAGCAGCCAGGCCCGGGTCAATGCTGCACTGGATACCTTGTTCAGCGCCCCGAGCCCGGAACTGGCGCGGCTGTACGAAGCCATGCGCTACAGCGTGATGAACGGCGGCAAGCGGGTACGTCCGCTGCTGGCCTATGCCGCGTGCGAAGCCCTTGGCGGCGCGGCCGAGCAGGCCAACGGCGCGGCTTGCGCGGTTGAGCTGATTCACGCCTATTCCCTGGTGCATGACGACCTGCCGGCCATGGACGATGACGACCTGCGTCGCGGCCAGCCAACGACTCACAAAAAATTCGACGAAGCCTGCGCGATCCTGGCCGGTGATGGCCTGCAGAGCCTGGCCTTCAGTGCGCTGCTGGACCCGACCCTGAGCGATTGCCCGGCGCAGGTTCGCCTGGACATGGTCAGCGCCCTGGCATTGGCGGCAGGCCCTGCCGGAATGGTCGGAGGCCAAGCCATCGACCTCGGTTCGGTGGGCTTGAAGCTCGATCAGGACGCACTGGAATACATGCACCGGCACAAGACCGGCGCGCTGATCGAAGCCAGCGTCAAGCTCGGCGCCCTGGCCAGCGGCCGGGCCACGCCCGCACAGCTGCAGGCCTTGCAGACCTACGCCCGAGCCATCGGCCTGGCGTTCCAGGTGCAGGACGACATCCTCGACGTCGAAAGCGATACCCAGACCCTGGGCAAGCGCCAAGGCGCCGACATCGCGCGGGACAAGCCAACCTACCCGGCCCTGCTCGGCCTCGATGCCGCCAAGGCCTACGCCCTGGAACTGCGCGACCAGGCCCTGGCCGCGCTGCGACCCTTTGACGCGGCGGCCGAACCGTTGCGCGATCTGGCGCGTTATATCGTCGAACGACGCAGCTGA
- the dxs gene encoding 1-deoxy-D-xylulose-5-phosphate synthase has product MPTTFQEIPRKRPTTPLLDRANTPDGLRRLGEAELETLADELRLELLYTVGQTGGHFGAGLGVIELTIALHYVFDTPDDRLVWDVGHQAYPHKILTGRRDRMGTLRQKDGIAAFPRRSESEYDTFGVGHSSTSISAALGMAIAARLQNSERKAIAVIGDGALTAGMAFEALNHAPEVDANMLVILNDNDMSISRNVGGLSNYLAKILSSRTYASMREGSKKVLSRLPGAWEIARRTEEYAKGMLVPGTLFEELGWNYIGPIDGHDLPTLIATLRNMRDLKGPQFLHVVTKKGKGFAPAEVDPIGYHAITKLEPLDAPAAAPKKAGGPKYSGVFGQWLCDMAAADPRLVGITPAMKEGSDLVAFSERYPQRYFDVAIAEQHAVTLAAGMACEGAKPVVAIYSTFLQRGYDQLVHDVAVQNLDVLFAIDRAGLVGEDGPTHAGSFDLSYLRCIPGMLVMTPSDENELRKMLTTGHLFTGPAAVRYPRGTGPNATIESELEPIEIGKGVIRRQGKQTALLVFGVQLAEALKVAETLDATVVDMRFVKPLDEAMVREMAASHQLLVTVEENAIMGGAGAAVSEFLARENILKSVLHLGLPDIYVEHAKPAQMLAECGLDETGIEAAVRLRLQLLGL; this is encoded by the coding sequence ATGCCCACGACGTTCCAAGAGATTCCCCGCAAGCGCCCGACCACGCCCCTGCTGGACCGCGCCAACACGCCGGACGGCCTGCGTCGCCTGGGTGAAGCCGAGCTGGAAACCCTGGCCGATGAGTTGCGCCTGGAACTGCTCTACACGGTCGGCCAGACCGGTGGGCACTTCGGCGCGGGCCTTGGCGTCATCGAGCTGACCATCGCGTTGCATTACGTCTTCGACACCCCGGACGACCGGCTGGTGTGGGACGTCGGGCACCAGGCGTACCCGCATAAAATCCTCACCGGACGTCGCGACCGCATGGGCACGCTGCGCCAGAAGGACGGCATCGCCGCCTTCCCGCGCCGTTCCGAGAGCGAATACGACACCTTCGGCGTTGGCCACTCCAGCACCTCCATCAGCGCCGCCCTGGGCATGGCAATTGCCGCCCGCCTGCAAAACAGCGAGCGCAAGGCGATTGCGGTGATCGGCGACGGCGCACTGACCGCGGGCATGGCTTTCGAGGCGCTGAACCACGCGCCGGAAGTCGACGCCAACATGCTGGTGATCCTCAACGACAACGACATGTCGATCTCGCGCAACGTCGGCGGCTTGTCCAACTACCTGGCGAAGATCCTTTCCAGCCGCACCTACGCGAGCATGCGCGAAGGCAGCAAGAAGGTCCTGTCGCGCCTGCCCGGCGCCTGGGAAATCGCCCGCCGCACCGAAGAATACGCCAAGGGCATGCTGGTGCCCGGCACGCTGTTCGAAGAGCTGGGCTGGAACTACATCGGCCCCATCGACGGCCACGACCTGCCCACGCTGATCGCCACCCTGCGCAACATGCGCGACCTCAAGGGCCCGCAGTTCCTGCACGTGGTCACCAAGAAAGGCAAAGGCTTCGCCCCGGCGGAAGTCGACCCGATCGGCTACCACGCGATCACCAAGCTCGAACCCCTGGACGCTCCGGCGGCCGCACCGAAAAAGGCTGGCGGACCGAAGTATTCCGGCGTGTTCGGCCAATGGCTGTGCGACATGGCCGCCGCCGACCCGCGCCTGGTGGGCATCACGCCGGCAATGAAGGAAGGCTCGGACCTGGTGGCCTTCAGCGAACGCTACCCGCAGCGCTATTTCGACGTGGCGATTGCCGAGCAGCACGCCGTGACCCTCGCCGCCGGCATGGCCTGCGAAGGCGCCAAGCCTGTCGTGGCGATCTACTCGACGTTCCTGCAGCGCGGCTATGACCAGCTCGTCCACGATGTAGCCGTGCAGAACCTCGACGTGCTGTTCGCCATCGACCGCGCCGGGCTGGTGGGCGAAGATGGCCCGACCCATGCCGGGAGCTTCGACTTGTCGTACCTGCGTTGCATCCCCGGCATGCTGGTCATGACGCCGAGCGATGAAAACGAACTGCGCAAGATGCTCACCACCGGCCACCTGTTCACCGGCCCGGCGGCGGTGCGCTACCCGCGCGGCACCGGCCCGAACGCCACGATTGAAAGCGAATTGGAGCCGATCGAGATCGGCAAGGGCGTGATCCGTCGCCAGGGCAAGCAAACGGCCCTGCTGGTGTTTGGCGTGCAACTGGCCGAAGCCTTGAAAGTCGCCGAGACACTCGACGCCACCGTGGTGGACATGCGTTTCGTCAAACCCCTGGACGAAGCCATGGTCCGCGAGATGGCCGCCAGCCACCAACTGCTGGTGACCGTCGAAGAGAACGCCATCATGGGCGGCGCCGGCGCAGCGGTCAGCGAATTCCTGGCGCGGGAAAACATCCTCAAGTCGGTGCTGCACCTTGGGCTGCCGGATATCTATGTCGAACACGCCAAGCCTGCGCAGATGCTGGCCGAATGCGGGCTGGACGAGACTGGGATCGAAGCGGCGGTTCGGCTGCGGTTGCAACTGCTGGGCCTGTAA
- a CDS encoding TonB-dependent receptor domain-containing protein has protein sequence MKRRLALTLALLPIPDLLADTFERDQALTLPDILISANRQVEARNDSSAANTIFTRDDIERLQPASVTDLLSRVPGVQVAPLGGRGSLPGIYIRGTKSAQSLVLVDGQRIGNATSGDSNLQRLNINQIERVEVLRGSRSVIYGADAVGGVIQIFTRRGTEQGLQPRLHLGVGSHRTWERSLGLSGGDRQTRFNLGASLDETAGGNRTHESYASDRDDDANRNQSFSLSLSHALSDDLEIGVNLLDNRGKSEYDNPFGRFDPNTFESLPQQPYSEFAVSSFSTYVDGRINDAWQSRFELGHSENRENTYDKLSDVRETFNTYRDSLTWQNDVTLDERNSLIVGGDGYQDRVNSSTPFDEDSRWNRAAFIQHRFRAETFSTELGLRRDQNQQFGGQNSWSGTLTLPVNPDNDVLLTYSESFRAPTFNDLYYPDYSNPDLKSETARSYELQWRSQLSDRASVEASLYRTDLEDAIIFGRDSRPQNVASARINGFEMAYRQELFGWQGNLGLAIIDPRDRDSGHTLARRARRTLNLDLDRQFDRLGLGATWQAVSSSYDDENNRNALGGYALLGLRGSWALSREVKLEMKVDNVLDQSYSRALYSHDGEQHGYREEGRAWLFGVTWTPAL, from the coding sequence ATGAAACGCCGTCTCGCCCTCACCCTCGCCCTGCTCCCCATCCCCGACCTGCTGGCCGACACCTTCGAACGCGATCAAGCACTGACGCTGCCCGATATCCTGATCAGCGCCAACCGCCAGGTCGAGGCCCGAAATGACAGCAGCGCCGCCAACACGATCTTCACCCGCGACGACATCGAACGCCTGCAACCGGCCAGCGTCACCGACCTGCTCAGCCGCGTGCCGGGTGTGCAGGTTGCGCCACTGGGCGGGCGCGGCAGCCTGCCGGGGATCTACATTCGCGGCACCAAGTCAGCCCAGAGCCTGGTGCTGGTGGATGGCCAGCGCATCGGCAACGCCACCTCCGGCGACAGTAACCTGCAACGCCTGAACATCAACCAGATCGAACGGGTGGAAGTCTTGCGCGGCTCGCGATCGGTCATCTATGGCGCCGATGCCGTGGGCGGGGTCATTCAGATTTTTACCCGACGCGGTACCGAACAAGGCCTGCAACCACGCCTGCACCTGGGTGTTGGCAGCCATCGGACGTGGGAGCGCAGCCTTGGCCTGTCCGGTGGCGACAGGCAGACCCGCTTCAACCTGGGCGCGAGCCTGGACGAAACCGCAGGAGGCAATCGAACCCACGAGTCCTACGCCAGCGACCGCGACGACGACGCGAACCGCAACCAGTCCTTCAGCCTGAGCCTGAGCCATGCGCTCAGCGATGACCTGGAAATCGGCGTGAACCTGCTGGATAACCGCGGCAAGAGCGAATACGACAACCCGTTCGGCCGTTTCGACCCCAACACCTTCGAGTCCCTACCCCAGCAGCCTTATAGCGAATTTGCCGTGAGCAGCTTCAGCACCTACGTGGACGGGCGAATCAACGATGCCTGGCAATCCCGCTTCGAACTGGGCCACAGCGAGAACCGCGAGAACACCTACGACAAGCTCAGCGATGTGCGCGAGACCTTCAATACCTATCGTGATTCGCTGACCTGGCAGAACGATGTGACGCTCGACGAGCGCAACAGCCTGATCGTGGGTGGCGACGGGTATCAGGACCGGGTCAACAGCAGCACACCGTTCGATGAGGACAGTCGCTGGAATCGCGCAGCGTTTATCCAGCACCGCTTCCGGGCCGAAACGTTTTCCACTGAACTGGGCCTGCGTCGCGACCAGAACCAGCAATTCGGCGGCCAGAACAGTTGGAGCGGCACGCTCACCCTGCCGGTCAACCCGGATAACGACGTGTTGCTGACCTACAGCGAAAGCTTCCGCGCGCCGACCTTCAACGACCTGTATTACCCGGACTACAGCAACCCCGACCTGAAATCCGAGACCGCCAGGAGCTACGAACTGCAATGGCGCAGCCAACTGAGCGATCGTGCCAGCGTCGAGGCTTCGCTGTACCGCACCGACCTGGAAGACGCGATCATTTTTGGCCGCGACTCACGTCCGCAGAACGTCGCTTCGGCGCGGATCAACGGCTTCGAGATGGCCTACCGGCAGGAACTGTTTGGCTGGCAGGGCAACCTGGGCCTGGCCATCATCGACCCGCGCGATCGCGACAGTGGCCACACCCTCGCCCGCCGCGCCCGACGGACGCTGAACCTGGACCTGGATCGGCAATTCGATCGCCTGGGCCTCGGCGCCACCTGGCAAGCGGTGAGCAGTAGCTATGACGATGAAAACAACCGCAATGCCTTGGGCGGCTATGCCCTGCTCGGGTTGCGCGGCAGCTGGGCGCTGAGCCGGGAAGTGAAGCTGGAGATGAAGGTGGATAATGTGCTGGACCAAAGTTACAGCCGGGCGCTGTACAGCCATGACGGTGAGCAGCATGGGTATCGGGAGGAAGGTCGGGCCTGGTTGTTTGGGGTGACCTGGACCCCGGCGCTCTGA
- a CDS encoding cobalamin-binding protein encodes MRLWLAVLLLATSASTMAATRVVSLAPSLSEIVVELDSADLLVGVLDGGERPTVLKDLPSVGRYGQLDMERLLSLKPDLLLLWPGSVGPGQRAQLKALGIPIYVAEPHSLDQLITQIQDIATQLGRPERGVQRAAQLGARLEALRQRYRRDMLVPVFYQVWDRPLYTVGGGQIISDALAVCGAHNVFADLDLPAPQVSVESVLQRQPQMILATDQAQLDAWKTWPVAQGRLLLVNDKGLERPSGQMIEATARLCELIAPDR; translated from the coding sequence ATGCGTCTTTGGCTGGCGGTCCTGCTGCTGGCCACCAGCGCCTCGACGATGGCGGCGACCCGTGTGGTCAGCCTGGCGCCCTCGCTCTCGGAAATCGTTGTCGAGCTCGATTCCGCCGACCTGCTGGTGGGCGTGTTGGATGGCGGTGAACGTCCGACGGTCCTGAAGGATCTGCCTTCGGTTGGGCGTTACGGCCAGCTGGACATGGAGCGTCTGCTCAGCCTCAAGCCTGATTTGCTCCTGCTCTGGCCGGGCAGCGTGGGTCCGGGGCAGCGCGCGCAACTTAAAGCGCTGGGCATTCCGATCTACGTCGCCGAACCCCACAGCCTTGACCAGCTCATTACACAAATTCAAGACATCGCCACCCAGCTCGGCCGTCCGGAACGGGGCGTGCAGCGAGCGGCGCAGTTGGGCGCACGTCTTGAGGCGCTGCGACAACGCTATCGCCGGGACATGCTGGTGCCGGTGTTCTATCAGGTCTGGGACCGGCCGTTGTACACCGTCGGTGGCGGGCAGATCATCAGTGATGCGCTGGCCGTGTGCGGCGCCCACAACGTTTTTGCCGACCTCGATCTGCCAGCGCCGCAGGTGAGCGTGGAGTCGGTGTTGCAGCGCCAACCGCAGATGATCCTGGCCACGGACCAGGCGCAGCTAGACGCCTGGAAAACCTGGCCGGTGGCGCAGGGGAGGTTGCTGTTGGTCAATGACAAAGGGCTGGAGCGGCCCAGCGGGCAGATGATCGAGGCGACTGCGCGGTTGTGCGAATTGATTGCGCCAGATCGGTAG
- a CDS encoding MFS transporter translates to MTRGQVRRRLAVSWWQYLALALLPLFVINAVFGQGEAILPVLAMPLFIAGVASMFVSLRFFGGYKNALVATQKSLDTPEEPQAWITLAARRRAAFLVAGLPAWIGALAVFVGLEAVPLMLLALSTAVLFYLYRIPRQLG, encoded by the coding sequence GTGACGCGCGGCCAAGTCCGGCGGCGCCTGGCCGTCAGCTGGTGGCAGTACCTGGCGCTGGCCTTGCTGCCGCTGTTCGTGATCAACGCGGTATTCGGCCAGGGCGAGGCTATCCTGCCAGTGCTGGCGATGCCGCTGTTCATTGCGGGCGTGGCGTCGATGTTTGTCAGCCTGCGGTTCTTCGGCGGCTATAAAAACGCCCTGGTCGCCACGCAAAAGTCCCTCGATACACCTGAAGAACCCCAAGCCTGGATCACCCTGGCGGCGCGACGGCGCGCAGCCTTCCTGGTGGCAGGCCTGCCAGCATGGATTGGCGCCCTGGCGGTGTTCGTTGGCCTCGAAGCGGTGCCGTTGATGCTCCTGGCGTTATCCACCGCCGTGTTGTTCTACCTGTATCGCATCCCGCGTCAGCTCGGTTGA
- the ribA gene encoding GTP cyclohydrolase II, translating into MPVVFVAASKLPTPFAQFTMHGFLDEATGREHVVLSLGDFADGAPVLGRLHSECLTGDALFSQRCDCGSQLEAALQAIAREGRGVLLYLRQEGRGIGLLNKIRAYELQDGGADTVEANERLGFAADLRDYSICLPMLEHLGIKSLRLMTNNPRKVKALTDMGIVVAERVPLHTGHNPHNKLYLATKASKLDHMMGNEHQGEVDRA; encoded by the coding sequence GTGCCTGTCGTTTTTGTTGCCGCTTCCAAGCTGCCAACGCCCTTTGCGCAATTCACCATGCATGGTTTTCTCGATGAAGCCACCGGTCGCGAGCACGTTGTGCTGAGCCTGGGTGATTTCGCCGACGGCGCTCCGGTACTCGGCCGCCTGCACTCCGAATGCCTGACGGGCGATGCCCTGTTCAGCCAGCGCTGCGATTGCGGCTCGCAACTCGAAGCGGCATTGCAGGCCATCGCCCGTGAAGGTCGTGGCGTGTTGCTGTATTTGCGCCAGGAAGGGCGTGGCATTGGCCTGCTGAACAAGATCCGCGCCTATGAGCTGCAAGACGGCGGTGCGGACACGGTGGAAGCCAACGAGCGCCTCGGCTTTGCCGCCGACTTGCGCGACTACAGCATCTGCTTGCCGATGCTCGAGCACCTGGGTATCAAGTCCTTGCGGTTGATGACCAACAACCCGCGCAAGGTCAAGGCGTTGACTGACATGGGCATCGTGGTGGCCGAGCGCGTGCCGCTGCACACCGGTCACAACCCGCACAACAAACTCTACCTGGCAACCAAGGCCAGCAAGCTCGACCACATGATGGGCAACGAGCACCAGGGCGAGGTCGACCGGGCGTGA
- a CDS encoding substrate-binding periplasmic protein — protein MGVSRALLLLLCLGALLGVPAAESGPLPGKIRAASEEWADYTQADGQGMGWDILRAVFEPEGVKLEIRSVPYTRSIGLVQRGEVDAQVGAYRDETEGLLYPHWHYDVDHIYALGLASKPSPTLATIGNYRLVWMRGYEYNNYLPNIRRFNEIHRAVGILPMLAHDRADFYIDALMEIQDVLAKADDPKQFKLSPLINLPLYLGFANNENGRTLRALFDRRMEVLVKSGELKPIFERWKQPYPFDESGKPPKP, from the coding sequence ATGGGCGTAAGCCGCGCACTACTGCTGTTGCTGTGTTTAGGGGCGCTGCTCGGTGTTCCGGCGGCCGAATCGGGGCCGCTGCCCGGCAAGATCCGTGCGGCCAGCGAAGAGTGGGCCGACTACACCCAGGCCGATGGCCAGGGCATGGGCTGGGACATCTTGCGGGCCGTGTTCGAGCCTGAAGGCGTCAAGCTGGAGATCCGCAGCGTGCCCTATACCCGCTCGATCGGGTTGGTGCAACGTGGGGAGGTGGATGCACAGGTCGGCGCCTATCGCGATGAAACCGAAGGGCTGCTGTACCCGCATTGGCACTACGACGTCGATCATATCTATGCCCTGGGGCTGGCCTCCAAGCCGTCACCGACGCTGGCGACGATTGGCAATTATCGACTGGTGTGGATGCGCGGGTACGAATACAACAACTACCTGCCCAACATCCGGCGTTTCAATGAAATTCACCGCGCCGTGGGTATCTTGCCGATGCTGGCCCATGATCGTGCCGATTTTTATATCGATGCGTTGATGGAAATCCAGGATGTGCTCGCCAAGGCCGACGATCCCAAGCAATTCAAACTCTCGCCGCTGATCAATCTGCCGCTGTACCTGGGGTTCGCCAATAACGAAAACGGCCGTACGTTGCGGGCGCTGTTCGACCGCCGTATGGAAGTGCTGGTGAAGAGTGGCGAGTTGAAACCGATTTTCGAGCGCTGGAAGCAACCCTATCCCTTTGACGAGAGCGGCAAGCCACCGAAGCCGTGA
- a CDS encoding phosphatidylglycerophosphatase A family protein: MTDHPNQVPAEFVPPSVWRNPWHFMAFGFGSGTLPKAPGTWGSLVALPFIPLWQLLPDWGYWLMLGITMLFGFWLCGKVADDLRVHDHEGIVWDEMVGMWITLWLVPEGWYWLLTGFLVFRFFDILKPWPIRWIDRHVHGGVGIMLDDVLAGVFAWLAMQGLVWCFT, translated from the coding sequence GTGACAGATCATCCCAATCAGGTTCCGGCAGAGTTTGTCCCGCCTTCGGTGTGGCGCAATCCCTGGCATTTCATGGCTTTTGGCTTCGGTTCGGGTACTTTGCCTAAAGCACCGGGCACCTGGGGCTCGCTGGTTGCGCTACCCTTCATACCGTTGTGGCAGTTGTTGCCGGACTGGGGCTACTGGCTGATGCTCGGCATCACCATGCTGTTCGGCTTCTGGTTATGTGGCAAAGTGGCGGACGACCTGCGGGTGCATGACCATGAAGGTATCGTCTGGGACGAGATGGTCGGCATGTGGATTACCTTGTGGCTGGTGCCGGAAGGCTGGTACTGGTTGCTGACGGGTTTCCTGGTGTTCCGCTTCTTCGATATCCTCAAGCCATGGCCCATCCGCTGGATCGACAGGCATGTACACGGGGGTGTCGGCATCATGCTCGACGATGTCCTGGCCGGGGTGTTTGCCTGGCTCGCAATGCAAGGGTTGGTGTGGTGTTTTACCTGA
- the thiL gene encoding thiamine-phosphate kinase — translation MGEFELIRHYFAAAPCAQGGEGVALGIGDDCALLAVPSGEQLAVSTDTLVAGVHFPDPCDPFLLGQRSLAVAVSDLAAMGASPVAFTLALTLPTVTADWLQAYAHGLSQMAQACCVALVGGDTTRGPLSLTMTVFGRVPAGQALTRSGAQPGDLLCVGGELGNAAGALPLVLGQRSAEPEVAGPLLAHYWSPQPQIDLGLALRGKASAAMDISDGLLADCGHIAQASDVALTVERDRLPLSNALVALLGQPGAQQAALSGGDDYVLLFTLPPVRLSALLAEGRSIHVVGKVSAGQGVMLVDSLGRDITPQIRGYQHFRETP, via the coding sequence ATGGGTGAGTTTGAGCTGATCCGCCATTACTTCGCCGCTGCGCCATGCGCGCAGGGCGGCGAGGGCGTTGCGCTGGGGATCGGCGACGACTGCGCCTTGCTGGCCGTTCCTTCCGGGGAACAGCTGGCGGTTTCCACCGACACGCTCGTGGCCGGTGTGCATTTCCCTGATCCTTGCGACCCGTTCCTGCTCGGCCAGCGCTCGCTGGCTGTGGCGGTGAGCGACCTGGCTGCCATGGGCGCCAGCCCTGTTGCCTTCACCCTCGCCCTGACCCTGCCAACCGTGACCGCCGATTGGCTGCAAGCCTACGCCCACGGTTTGAGCCAGATGGCCCAGGCGTGCTGCGTGGCGCTGGTGGGCGGTGACACCACCCGCGGACCGTTGAGCCTGACCATGACCGTGTTCGGTCGCGTGCCGGCCGGGCAGGCCTTGACCCGAAGCGGCGCGCAGCCGGGCGACCTGTTGTGTGTCGGCGGCGAGCTGGGCAATGCCGCTGGCGCGTTGCCGCTGGTCCTCGGCCAGCGCAGCGCCGAACCTGAGGTCGCCGGGCCGCTGCTGGCGCATTACTGGTCACCGCAGCCGCAGATTGACCTCGGCCTGGCATTGCGGGGCAAGGCCAGTGCGGCGATGGATATTTCCGATGGCTTGCTGGCCGATTGCGGGCATATCGCGCAGGCCTCGGATGTGGCACTGACTGTTGAACGGGACCGATTGCCGCTGTCCAACGCTCTGGTGGCATTGCTCGGCCAGCCGGGCGCCCAACAGGCGGCACTGAGTGGTGGCGACGACTACGTGTTGTTGTTTACCCTGCCGCCGGTCCGATTATCGGCGCTTCTGGCCGAAGGTCGGTCGATCCATGTGGTCGGCAAGGTCAGCGCCGGGCAGGGCGTCATGCTGGTGGATAGCCTTGGACGCGACATCACCCCACAAATACGGGGCTATCAACATTTTCGGGAGACACCGTGA
- the nusB gene encoding transcription antitermination factor NusB, translating into MISDESDRFNPRDPKPADAGKPSKSVKRREARQLATQALYQWHMAKQSLNEIEAQFRVDNDFSDVDGAYFREILHGVPQFKTEIDTALTPCLDLAIEELDPVELAVLRLSTWELLKRVDVPYRVVINEGIELAKVFGSTDGHKFVNGVLDKLAPRLREAEVKAFKR; encoded by the coding sequence GTGATTAGCGACGAAAGCGATCGTTTCAACCCGCGCGATCCAAAACCCGCGGATGCCGGCAAGCCTTCGAAGAGCGTCAAGCGCCGCGAAGCCCGTCAGCTCGCGACCCAGGCCCTGTACCAGTGGCACATGGCCAAGCAATCGCTGAACGAGATCGAAGCGCAATTCCGGGTCGATAACGATTTCAGTGATGTCGACGGCGCGTATTTCCGCGAAATCCTCCACGGGGTTCCGCAGTTCAAGACCGAAATCGACACGGCGCTGACGCCTTGCCTGGACTTGGCCATCGAAGAGCTGGATCCGGTTGAACTGGCGGTCCTGCGCCTGTCCACCTGGGAGCTGCTCAAGCGCGTCGACGTACCGTATCGCGTGGTGATCAACGAAGGGATCGAACTGGCGAAAGTCTTCGGTTCCACCGACGGCCACAAGTTCGTCAACGGTGTGCTCGACAAGCTCGCCCCGCGCCTGCGTGAAGCTGAAGTGAAGGCGTTCAAGCGCTGA
- the ribH gene encoding 6,7-dimethyl-8-ribityllumazine synthase produces the protein MTLKTIEGTFIAPKGRYALVVGRFNSFVVESLVDGAVDALVRHGVSESDITIIRAPGAFEIPLVAQKVAQKGEYAAIIALGAVIRGGTPHFEYVAGECTKGLAQVSMEFGVPVAFGVLTVDSIEQAIERSGTKAGNKGAEAALSALEMVSLLAQLEAK, from the coding sequence ATGACCCTGAAGACCATCGAAGGTACCTTCATCGCCCCCAAGGGCCGCTACGCGCTGGTAGTTGGCCGTTTCAACAGCTTCGTGGTTGAGAGCCTGGTCGACGGCGCGGTCGATGCCCTGGTTCGCCATGGCGTGAGCGAAAGCGACATCACCATTATCCGTGCGCCTGGCGCCTTCGAAATTCCGCTGGTTGCGCAGAAAGTCGCTCAAAAGGGCGAATACGCGGCGATCATCGCCCTCGGCGCGGTCATTCGTGGCGGTACTCCGCACTTCGAATACGTCGCTGGCGAATGCACCAAGGGCCTGGCCCAGGTGTCCATGGAGTTCGGCGTACCGGTCGCGTTCGGCGTGCTGACCGTTGATTCCATCGAACAAGCCATCGAACGTTCCGGCACCAAGGCCGGTAACAAAGGTGCCGAAGCTGCCCTGTCCGCCTTGGAAATGGTCAGCCTGCTGGCGCAGTTGGAGGCCAAGTGA